CAGCGTGTCTTCAATCCGTCGATCTTCACTCCGTACCTCCATCTTTCGGTACATGCTCTTACCGGAATTGTGCATAAGCCGGGTCCATGCTTCCTCGGTTACATTGGTGCCCTGATAGAACATGTCATATAGATAATTTTTTTGAATAAGTGAAGACGAGGACAACGCAATATCGGGTTGTTTGATATAAATGTACAATTCACTAATCAGGCCGTTTCCGACGCGTGTAGATTTTAGGTTTTTGATCAGATCAATCCCCATGAATCTCCAGCGGGCATCCTGTTCAGACGCATGATTAATGAAGCTCATGAGTTGAGAGTCAGCCATTAATTGATTGCTAATGCTGCCAATATCCCCAATCTGGTTATCAATGGTTTCCTGTACCTGAGATAACAGCACCATGTTGGAACGATTAACTTCTTCCTCAAGCAACATGCGAGACTCGGCAAAAACAGCAGCACCGATCACAATCGGTATGAGCAGAATGACCATGTAAGAAATGCCCCAGGATAACAGGATGCTTTTTCTCTTCATGCGTCTCCTCCTCACCGTTTGTTATTTGGTATGGCTTGATAAGGCAACTCTATTCTTTGATTGCTCCGATCATAACACCTTTAACAAAGTATTTCTGCAGAAACGGATAGATGAACAATATAGGCAGGGTGGCTACCATAACGGTTGCATATTTTACACTTTCCCCGATGGCTTCTTTGTCCATAGCGGTCGCTCCTGTGGTCATCGAGTCTGTACTGTTCTGAATCAGAATTTCTCGCAGCACCAGTTGAAGTGGAAACAGGTTCCGGTCCCGAATATACAGGATCGCACTGAACCATGAATTCCAGTGACCGACGCCATAAAAGAGAATCATCACCGCAATAACGGGCATGGACAATGGTACGACGATCCGCCACAGAATGAGCATCTCTCCCGCCCCGTCTATACGTGCCGACTCTAGTAGGCTTTCCGAGATTTCCGCAAAGGAAGTTCGCATAATAATCAGATTATAGCTGCTGATCAGACCGGGTACAATCAGAGCCCAGAGGCTGTTCCCCATATGGAGCGTGTTATTAATCAA
Above is a window of Paenibacillus sp. E222 DNA encoding:
- a CDS encoding carbohydrate ABC transporter permease; the encoded protein is MKRSIGERLFGGANAILMTGLIIVTLYPLLHVLNASLSDSGQLMAHRGLLLFPKGITMESYKLVLSNPNILSGYRNTIFIVVVGTALNLLFTILGAYTLSRKSFMLRNTIMLAIVFTMFFNGGIIPSYLLINNTLHMGNSLWALIVPGLISSYNLIIMRTSFAEISESLLESARIDGAGEMLILWRIVVPLSMPVIAVMILFYGVGHWNSWFSAILYIRDRNLFPLQLVLREILIQNSTDSMTTGATAMDKEAIGESVKYATVMVATLPILFIYPFLQKYFVKGVMIGAIKE